The following coding sequences are from one Polyodon spathula isolate WHYD16114869_AA chromosome 7, ASM1765450v1, whole genome shotgun sequence window:
- the LOC121318419 gene encoding bile acid receptor-like isoform X2: MEMVHVKPAGDLLTEQDSPLMHDPDVLSFPSYPSMQFSPVQPPMASPPYYSNHNYYQQYPEEWYSTSGIHELRKLPCENRYEKGIEEGITPVCKRSRQGLHAGRIKGDELCVVCGDKASGYHYNALTCEGCKGFFRRSITKNAVYKCKNGGNCEMDMYMRRKCQECRLRKCKEMGMLAECLLTEIQCKSKRLRKNTKLSSDECVREETDGADAKQVTSTTKPSKKVELTQEQLSLLNYILDAYNKYRIPLDMAKNLLQEQFSADENFILLTEMATSHVQVLVEFTKRLPGFQSLDHEDQIALLKGSAVEAMFLRSAQIFNRKLPHGHSEMLEDRIRKSGISDEYINPMFNFYKSVGELQMTQEEHALLTAVTILSPDRPFVKDVLSIERLQEPMLEVLHTFCKLHHPHNPQHFARLLGRLTELRTLNHHHTEMLMSWRVNDHKFTPLLCEIWDMQ; the protein is encoded by the exons ATGGAAATGGTTCATGTGAAGCCTGCGGGAG atttgCTGACTGAACAAGACAGCCCTCTgatgcatgatccagatgtgctgTCTTTCCCCAGCTATCCCAGCATGCAATTCTCTCCCGTACAGCCACCCATGGCCTCACCACCTTACTACTCCAACCACAATTACTACCAACAGTACCCTGAGGAGTGGTACTCCACTTCTGGAATTCATGAACTGAGGAAACTGCCCTGTGAGAACAGATATGAAAAGGGGATAGAAGAAGGGATTACACCTGTGTGCAAGAGGTCAAGACAGGGACTTCATGCAGGGCGGATAAAGGGGGATGAACTATGTGTAGTTTGTGGGGACAAGGCCTCTGGATACCATTACAATGCACTTACTTGTGAGGGATGCAAAG GTTTCTTTAGGAGGAGTATCACAAAGAATGCAGTGTACAAATGTAAGAATGGCGGGAACTGTGAGATGGACATGTACATGAGGAGGAAGTGCCAGGAGTGTCGACTCAGGAAGTGCAAGGAGATGGGAATGCTCGCAGAAT GTTTGTTAACAGAGATACAGTGCAAGTCAAAGAGACTAAGAAAAAATACCAAGCTGTCATCTGATGAGTGTGTCAGGGAAGAGACTGATGGTGCTGATGCCAAGCAGGTCACATCCACAACAAAACCTTCAAAG AAGGTTGAACTCACCCAGGAACAGCTAAGCCTCCTCAATTACATCCTTGATGCCTACAACAAGTATCGCATTCCGCTAGACATGGCCAAAAACCTT CTTCAAGAGCAATTCAGTGCTGATGAAAACTTTATTTTGCTCACTGAAATGGCTACAAGTCATGTGCAAGTACTGGTGGAATTTACAAAAAGGCTTCCAG GATTCCAGTCTCTGGACCACGAGGACCAGATTGCTTTGTTAAAGGGCTCTGCAGTAGAAGCAATGTTCCTTCGATCTGCACAGATATTTAACAGGAAGCTGCCGCATGGGCACAGTGAGATGCTGGAGGACAGGATTCGGAAGAGCG GTATATCAGATGAATACATCAACCCAATGTTCAATTTCTACAAAAGCGTTGGAGAGTTGCAGATGACTCAGGAAGAGCATGCTCTTCTAACAGCCGTAACTATCCTGAGTCCAG ATCGTCCATTTGTGAAGGATGTATTGTCTATAGAAAGACTTCAGGAGCCTATGCTTGAAGTTCTGCACACGTTCTGCAAGCTGCACCACCCACACAACCCCCAGCACTTTGCTCGTCTACTGGGGCGCCTGACTGAACTACGGACATTAAACCACCACCACACAGAAATGCTGATGTCATGGAGAGTGAATGACCACAAATTCACACCCCTGCTCTGTGAAATCTGGGACATGCAGTGA
- the LOC121318419 gene encoding bile acid receptor-like isoform X3 encodes MHDPDVLSFPSYPSMQFSPVQPPMASPPYYSNHNYYQQYPEEWYSTSGIHELRKLPCENRYEKGIEEGITPVCKRSRQGLHAGRIKGDELCVVCGDKASGYHYNALTCEGCKGFFRRSITKNAVYKCKNGGNCEMDMYMRRKCQECRLRKCKEMGMLAECLLTEIQCKSKRLRKNTKLSSDECVREETDGADAKQVTSTTKPSKKVELTQEQLSLLNYILDAYNKYRIPLDMAKNLLQEQFSADENFILLTEMATSHVQVLVEFTKRLPGFQSLDHEDQIALLKGSAVEAMFLRSAQIFNRKLPHGHSEMLEDRIRKSGISDEYINPMFNFYKSVGELQMTQEEHALLTAVTILSPDRPFVKDVLSIERLQEPMLEVLHTFCKLHHPHNPQHFARLLGRLTELRTLNHHHTEMLMSWRVNDHKFTPLLCEIWDMQ; translated from the exons atgcatgatccagatgtgctgTCTTTCCCCAGCTATCCCAGCATGCAATTCTCTCCCGTACAGCCACCCATGGCCTCACCACCTTACTACTCCAACCACAATTACTACCAACAGTACCCTGAGGAGTGGTACTCCACTTCTGGAATTCATGAACTGAGGAAACTGCCCTGTGAGAACAGATATGAAAAGGGGATAGAAGAAGGGATTACACCTGTGTGCAAGAGGTCAAGACAGGGACTTCATGCAGGGCGGATAAAGGGGGATGAACTATGTGTAGTTTGTGGGGACAAGGCCTCTGGATACCATTACAATGCACTTACTTGTGAGGGATGCAAAG GTTTCTTTAGGAGGAGTATCACAAAGAATGCAGTGTACAAATGTAAGAATGGCGGGAACTGTGAGATGGACATGTACATGAGGAGGAAGTGCCAGGAGTGTCGACTCAGGAAGTGCAAGGAGATGGGAATGCTCGCAGAAT GTTTGTTAACAGAGATACAGTGCAAGTCAAAGAGACTAAGAAAAAATACCAAGCTGTCATCTGATGAGTGTGTCAGGGAAGAGACTGATGGTGCTGATGCCAAGCAGGTCACATCCACAACAAAACCTTCAAAG AAGGTTGAACTCACCCAGGAACAGCTAAGCCTCCTCAATTACATCCTTGATGCCTACAACAAGTATCGCATTCCGCTAGACATGGCCAAAAACCTT CTTCAAGAGCAATTCAGTGCTGATGAAAACTTTATTTTGCTCACTGAAATGGCTACAAGTCATGTGCAAGTACTGGTGGAATTTACAAAAAGGCTTCCAG GATTCCAGTCTCTGGACCACGAGGACCAGATTGCTTTGTTAAAGGGCTCTGCAGTAGAAGCAATGTTCCTTCGATCTGCACAGATATTTAACAGGAAGCTGCCGCATGGGCACAGTGAGATGCTGGAGGACAGGATTCGGAAGAGCG GTATATCAGATGAATACATCAACCCAATGTTCAATTTCTACAAAAGCGTTGGAGAGTTGCAGATGACTCAGGAAGAGCATGCTCTTCTAACAGCCGTAACTATCCTGAGTCCAG ATCGTCCATTTGTGAAGGATGTATTGTCTATAGAAAGACTTCAGGAGCCTATGCTTGAAGTTCTGCACACGTTCTGCAAGCTGCACCACCCACACAACCCCCAGCACTTTGCTCGTCTACTGGGGCGCCTGACTGAACTACGGACATTAAACCACCACCACACAGAAATGCTGATGTCATGGAGAGTGAATGACCACAAATTCACACCCCTGCTCTGTGAAATCTGGGACATGCAGTGA
- the LOC121318419 gene encoding bile acid receptor-like isoform X1 produces the protein MNVWMGSDINVLGQLQMPASDGFSLSENSQFFDLLTEQDSPLMHDPDVLSFPSYPSMQFSPVQPPMASPPYYSNHNYYQQYPEEWYSTSGIHELRKLPCENRYEKGIEEGITPVCKRSRQGLHAGRIKGDELCVVCGDKASGYHYNALTCEGCKGFFRRSITKNAVYKCKNGGNCEMDMYMRRKCQECRLRKCKEMGMLAECLLTEIQCKSKRLRKNTKLSSDECVREETDGADAKQVTSTTKPSKKVELTQEQLSLLNYILDAYNKYRIPLDMAKNLLQEQFSADENFILLTEMATSHVQVLVEFTKRLPGFQSLDHEDQIALLKGSAVEAMFLRSAQIFNRKLPHGHSEMLEDRIRKSGISDEYINPMFNFYKSVGELQMTQEEHALLTAVTILSPDRPFVKDVLSIERLQEPMLEVLHTFCKLHHPHNPQHFARLLGRLTELRTLNHHHTEMLMSWRVNDHKFTPLLCEIWDMQ, from the exons ATGAATGTGTGGATGGGGTCAGATATAAATGTGTTGGGGCAGCTCCAGATGCCCGCCAGTGATGGCTTTTCTTTGTCTGAAAACTCTCAGTTCTTTG atttgCTGACTGAACAAGACAGCCCTCTgatgcatgatccagatgtgctgTCTTTCCCCAGCTATCCCAGCATGCAATTCTCTCCCGTACAGCCACCCATGGCCTCACCACCTTACTACTCCAACCACAATTACTACCAACAGTACCCTGAGGAGTGGTACTCCACTTCTGGAATTCATGAACTGAGGAAACTGCCCTGTGAGAACAGATATGAAAAGGGGATAGAAGAAGGGATTACACCTGTGTGCAAGAGGTCAAGACAGGGACTTCATGCAGGGCGGATAAAGGGGGATGAACTATGTGTAGTTTGTGGGGACAAGGCCTCTGGATACCATTACAATGCACTTACTTGTGAGGGATGCAAAG GTTTCTTTAGGAGGAGTATCACAAAGAATGCAGTGTACAAATGTAAGAATGGCGGGAACTGTGAGATGGACATGTACATGAGGAGGAAGTGCCAGGAGTGTCGACTCAGGAAGTGCAAGGAGATGGGAATGCTCGCAGAAT GTTTGTTAACAGAGATACAGTGCAAGTCAAAGAGACTAAGAAAAAATACCAAGCTGTCATCTGATGAGTGTGTCAGGGAAGAGACTGATGGTGCTGATGCCAAGCAGGTCACATCCACAACAAAACCTTCAAAG AAGGTTGAACTCACCCAGGAACAGCTAAGCCTCCTCAATTACATCCTTGATGCCTACAACAAGTATCGCATTCCGCTAGACATGGCCAAAAACCTT CTTCAAGAGCAATTCAGTGCTGATGAAAACTTTATTTTGCTCACTGAAATGGCTACAAGTCATGTGCAAGTACTGGTGGAATTTACAAAAAGGCTTCCAG GATTCCAGTCTCTGGACCACGAGGACCAGATTGCTTTGTTAAAGGGCTCTGCAGTAGAAGCAATGTTCCTTCGATCTGCACAGATATTTAACAGGAAGCTGCCGCATGGGCACAGTGAGATGCTGGAGGACAGGATTCGGAAGAGCG GTATATCAGATGAATACATCAACCCAATGTTCAATTTCTACAAAAGCGTTGGAGAGTTGCAGATGACTCAGGAAGAGCATGCTCTTCTAACAGCCGTAACTATCCTGAGTCCAG ATCGTCCATTTGTGAAGGATGTATTGTCTATAGAAAGACTTCAGGAGCCTATGCTTGAAGTTCTGCACACGTTCTGCAAGCTGCACCACCCACACAACCCCCAGCACTTTGCTCGTCTACTGGGGCGCCTGACTGAACTACGGACATTAAACCACCACCACACAGAAATGCTGATGTCATGGAGAGTGAATGACCACAAATTCACACCCCTGCTCTGTGAAATCTGGGACATGCAGTGA